In uncultured Cohaesibacter sp., a genomic segment contains:
- a CDS encoding TRAP transporter small permease yields the protein MLEAMERGLNTINSPLSRLGSWIGGGMLVVMTVVVLLQVLFRYVLVMPLSWTDELSRFLMIYMTYLCLPLIYLQDKNIAMTFLGDFLKQRRARHLLLVLIHLLAIATLLMWIKFGYDFFLRGGSRADSLPISMRAIYIAPPLMMAMTLLSALQKVISELRLFFLEGANAQGDGQSGWTN from the coding sequence ATGCTTGAGGCTATGGAAAGAGGACTGAACACCATCAATTCGCCTCTGAGCAGGCTCGGCAGCTGGATCGGCGGTGGCATGCTGGTCGTCATGACGGTGGTCGTGCTGTTGCAGGTCCTTTTCCGCTATGTTCTGGTCATGCCGCTGAGCTGGACCGACGAGCTGTCGCGCTTCCTGATGATCTACATGACCTATCTCTGCCTGCCGCTGATCTATCTGCAGGACAAGAATATCGCCATGACCTTCCTTGGCGACTTTCTCAAGCAAAGGCGCGCACGGCACCTGTTGCTGGTGCTCATTCACCTGCTGGCAATTGCGACGCTCCTCATGTGGATCAAGTTTGGCTACGACTTTTTTCTGCGTGGTGGCAGTCGGGCCGACAGTCTTCCGATTTCCATGCGGGCCATCTATATCGCGCCGCCGCTGATGATGGCGATGACGCTGCTCAGTGCGCTGCAAAAGGTTATTTCAGAACTGCGTCTGTTTTTTCTGGAGGGGGCCAATGCGCAGGGTGATGGCCAATCCGGCTGGACGAATTGA
- a CDS encoding M48 family metalloprotease, whose amino-acid sequence MNSEASSGGSRHTRPKSLQSLYPQIRSFALSGAGLWSLIAFLSLGAACFVALALSVIWALDIIRGAGSLYAQFSFLINGANPLLLLPWLSKAIPEFEQARGNSVFDPSAWHLLLFMCCLLFAAHICRFDKPRGESLLLYLAARPIAEHLLQSLGYFVDIRMPMGRNGAAETDFFGSDALFFAPRSHLGRILKGKRSDGLQRRLAFFMVHECAHAVTRDNLANSAFVVVVALLSFMVFTIFGPLMLFGSTLLSMTPAGPKLTLPLSILIFILFSGGIYLCFRGLVVGYIKAREFFADQAAFRFVTDVEAPYGFTETPPEPDILSALRTGISPHERAQHQLGFSLHARDMLIYFWGIVFSIHTLYVLVAPKDLCWTVLIFDVVALGAFAGLSFTLPKRPPATSRKGGLAWLLTFLAVLAVEVCGPGLVGSVMMLYRGLFSNFNAQLIGVPGLVLLLVFLIGGIVKVIRGLLSGRVGPRWRKGRLVLCLALSLASVPGAAVGFLMIVLTGVVFCIIPLNYFLRFGLFHTGWLTTWIVLLVMAAGTLLLFHQYLLLFVRRWSLVAAVGTVELALVLLFSCTLYIGQADVMDGVRHGVVHSIPSLDRLPGLFAGADWSEVLPFAAISTSFYLVLRLLAFWAQDTLGTMDIRLARESGR is encoded by the coding sequence ATGAATTCTGAAGCCTCTTCAGGCGGGTCAAGACACACAAGACCCAAAAGCTTACAGTCGCTCTATCCGCAGATCCGGTCCTTTGCCCTCTCCGGGGCGGGACTCTGGAGCCTGATTGCGTTTCTCTCTCTGGGGGCGGCCTGCTTTGTCGCGCTGGCGCTTTCAGTGATCTGGGCGTTGGATATCATAAGGGGGGCCGGGTCGCTCTATGCCCAGTTCAGCTTTCTGATCAATGGGGCAAATCCGCTGTTGCTGCTGCCCTGGCTGTCGAAAGCCATTCCGGAGTTCGAACAGGCGAGGGGCAATTCCGTCTTCGATCCGTCTGCCTGGCATTTGCTGCTGTTCATGTGCTGCCTGCTGTTTGCTGCCCATATCTGCCGGTTCGACAAGCCCAGGGGCGAAAGCCTGTTGCTTTATCTAGCCGCGCGGCCCATTGCCGAGCATCTGTTGCAAAGCCTTGGCTATTTTGTCGATATCCGCATGCCGATGGGACGAAATGGTGCGGCGGAGACGGATTTCTTCGGTTCGGACGCCCTGTTCTTTGCGCCGAGGAGCCATCTTGGCCGTATTCTCAAAGGCAAGCGATCCGACGGTTTGCAAAGGCGCCTTGCCTTCTTCATGGTGCATGAGTGCGCCCATGCGGTAACGCGGGATAATCTGGCAAACTCCGCCTTCGTGGTGGTGGTGGCGCTCCTCAGCTTCATGGTTTTCACGATCTTTGGCCCGTTGATGTTGTTCGGCTCGACGCTGCTGTCGATGACACCGGCGGGGCCCAAGCTCACTTTGCCGCTCTCGATTCTCATTTTTATCCTGTTCAGCGGCGGCATCTATCTGTGTTTTCGCGGGCTGGTTGTCGGCTATATCAAGGCGCGGGAGTTCTTTGCCGATCAGGCCGCCTTTCGCTTTGTTACCGATGTCGAGGCCCCTTACGGCTTTACCGAAACACCGCCGGAGCCGGACATTCTCTCGGCACTGCGCACGGGCATCTCGCCTCATGAAAGGGCGCAGCATCAGCTGGGCTTCAGTCTCCATGCGCGGGACATGCTGATCTATTTCTGGGGGATCGTCTTCAGCATCCACACCCTCTATGTGCTGGTGGCACCCAAGGATCTGTGCTGGACCGTGTTGATCTTTGATGTCGTGGCGCTAGGCGCCTTTGCCGGATTGTCTTTCACCCTGCCGAAGCGGCCTCCGGCGACGAGTCGCAAAGGCGGGCTGGCATGGTTGCTGACCTTTCTGGCGGTACTGGCGGTCGAGGTATGCGGGCCGGGGCTTGTTGGCTCGGTGATGATGTTATACCGGGGCCTCTTCTCCAATTTCAACGCCCAGCTGATTGGCGTGCCGGGGCTTGTCCTGCTGCTCGTCTTCCTGATTGGAGGCATCGTGAAGGTCATCAGAGGGCTGCTTTCCGGGCGCGTTGGGCCACGCTGGCGCAAGGGGCGGCTGGTTCTGTGTCTTGCCCTGTCCCTTGCCTCCGTTCCGGGGGCTGCGGTCGGTTTCTTGATGATCGTTCTTACGGGGGTGGTCTTTTGCATCATTCCGCTCAATTATTTTCTGCGCTTTGGCCTATTCCACACCGGCTGGCTGACGACCTGGATCGTGCTGCTCGTCATGGCAGCGGGAACATTGTTGCTGTTCCATCAGTATCTCTTGCTTTTCGTGCGGCGATGGTCCCTCGTCGCTGCCGTCGGCACGGTCGAGTTGGCGCTGGTGTTGCTTTTTTCCTGCACCCTTTATATCGGGCAAGCCGACGTCATGGACGGGGTTCGGCATGGGGTCGTCCACTCCATTCCGAGCCTTGATCGTCTTCCCGGTCTATTTGCTGGGGCAGATTGGTCTGAGGTCTTGCCTTTTGCTGCAATTTCGACCAGTTTCTACCTGGTGTTGAGATTGCTCGCCTTCTGGGCGCAGGACACTCTCGGCACCATGGATATAAGACTGGCACGGGAGAGCGGTCGATGA